In Ptychodera flava strain L36383 chromosome 17, AS_Pfla_20210202, whole genome shotgun sequence, one genomic interval encodes:
- the LOC139115111 gene encoding programmed cell death protein 6-like isoform X4, with amino-acid sequence MAYPGYGAPGGYPGQQQPYGQPTGYGTQQPGGYAQPGYAPQQPGYGAPGGYPPPQQPGYPGYGPPPGQQGCPPGVDPSIWQWFCSVDSDKSGKITSQELQQALTNNDWSHFNPETCRLMIGMFDKDQSGKIDIHEFSALWHYIQQWRQVYQQFDRDNSGRIDSNELHSAFNQMGFRLSPQFAQLVVTKYDRQGRRQLKFDEFIQCSVLLKSLTETFKQKDTNMSGSISVSYEEFMSMVLLNLIV; translated from the exons ATGGCGTACCCAGGTTACGGCGCTCCG GGAGGTTATCCTGGTCAACAACAACCCTACGGACAGCCTACAGGTTACGGTACACAACAACCAGGTGGTTACGCTCAACCAGGATATGCACCTCAACAACCTGGCTATGGTGCACCCGGTGGCTATCCTCCTCCACAGCAACCCGGCTACCCAGGATATGGACCACCACCTGGTCAACAAG GCTGTCCACCTGGTGTTGATCCCAGCATCTGGCAATGGTTCTGTTCTGTTGATTCTGATAAATCTGGTAAAATAACATCCCAAGAATTGCAACAAGCCCTCACCAATAATGACTGGAGCCATTTTAACCCGGAGACATGTCGTCTCATGATTG GTATGTTTGATAAGGATCAATCCGGCAAAATTGACATCCATGAATTTTCTGCACTGTGGCATTACATCCAGCAGTGGAGACAGGTGTATCAACAGTTCGACAGAGACAACTCAGGAAGGATTGATTCAAATGAACTGCACAGTG CATTCAACCAGATGGGTTTTCGATTGTCACCACAGTTTGCACAGCTTGTAGTCACCAAGTATGACAGGCAGGGCAGAAGACAGCTGAAGTTTGACGAGTTCATCCAGTGTTCTGTGTTACTGAAATCATTAACAGAAACATTTAAACAGAAAGACACCAATATGAGTGGCAGCATCAGCGTCAGTTATGAAGAATTTATGTCAATGGTATTATTAAATCTTAttgtttaa
- the LOC139115111 gene encoding programmed cell death protein 6-like isoform X3, whose product MAYPGYGAPGGYPGQQQPYGQPTGYGTQQPGGYAQPGYAPQQPGYGAPGGYPPPQQPGYPGYGPPPGQQAGCPPGVDPSIWQWFCSVDSDKSGKITSQELQQALTNNDWSHFNPETCRLMIGMFDKDQSGKIDIHEFSALWHYIQQWRQVYQQFDRDNSGRIDSNELHSAFNQMGFRLSPQFAQLVVTKYDRQGRRQLKFDEFIQCSVLLKSLTETFKQKDTNMSGSISVSYEEFMSMVLLNLIV is encoded by the exons ATGGCGTACCCAGGTTACGGCGCTCCG GGAGGTTATCCTGGTCAACAACAACCCTACGGACAGCCTACAGGTTACGGTACACAACAACCAGGTGGTTACGCTCAACCAGGATATGCACCTCAACAACCTGGCTATGGTGCACCCGGTGGCTATCCTCCTCCACAGCAACCCGGCTACCCAGGATATGGACCACCACCTGGTCAACAAG CAGGCTGTCCACCTGGTGTTGATCCCAGCATCTGGCAATGGTTCTGTTCTGTTGATTCTGATAAATCTGGTAAAATAACATCCCAAGAATTGCAACAAGCCCTCACCAATAATGACTGGAGCCATTTTAACCCGGAGACATGTCGTCTCATGATTG GTATGTTTGATAAGGATCAATCCGGCAAAATTGACATCCATGAATTTTCTGCACTGTGGCATTACATCCAGCAGTGGAGACAGGTGTATCAACAGTTCGACAGAGACAACTCAGGAAGGATTGATTCAAATGAACTGCACAGTG CATTCAACCAGATGGGTTTTCGATTGTCACCACAGTTTGCACAGCTTGTAGTCACCAAGTATGACAGGCAGGGCAGAAGACAGCTGAAGTTTGACGAGTTCATCCAGTGTTCTGTGTTACTGAAATCATTAACAGAAACATTTAAACAGAAAGACACCAATATGAGTGGCAGCATCAGCGTCAGTTATGAAGAATTTATGTCAATGGTATTATTAAATCTTAttgtttaa
- the LOC139115111 gene encoding programmed cell death protein 6-like isoform X1, with the protein MAYPGYGAPQGGYPGQQQPYGQPTGYGTQQPGGYAQPGYAPQQPGYGAPGGYPPPQQPGYPGYGPPPGQQAGCPPGVDPSIWQWFCSVDSDKSGKITSQELQQALTNNDWSHFNPETCRLMIGMFDKDQSGKIDIHEFSALWHYIQQWRQVYQQFDRDNSGRIDSNELHSAFNQMGFRLSPQFAQLVVTKYDRQGRRQLKFDEFIQCSVLLKSLTETFKQKDTNMSGSISVSYEEFMSMVLLNLIV; encoded by the exons ATGGCGTACCCAGGTTACGGCGCTCCG CAGGGAGGTTATCCTGGTCAACAACAACCCTACGGACAGCCTACAGGTTACGGTACACAACAACCAGGTGGTTACGCTCAACCAGGATATGCACCTCAACAACCTGGCTATGGTGCACCCGGTGGCTATCCTCCTCCACAGCAACCCGGCTACCCAGGATATGGACCACCACCTGGTCAACAAG CAGGCTGTCCACCTGGTGTTGATCCCAGCATCTGGCAATGGTTCTGTTCTGTTGATTCTGATAAATCTGGTAAAATAACATCCCAAGAATTGCAACAAGCCCTCACCAATAATGACTGGAGCCATTTTAACCCGGAGACATGTCGTCTCATGATTG GTATGTTTGATAAGGATCAATCCGGCAAAATTGACATCCATGAATTTTCTGCACTGTGGCATTACATCCAGCAGTGGAGACAGGTGTATCAACAGTTCGACAGAGACAACTCAGGAAGGATTGATTCAAATGAACTGCACAGTG CATTCAACCAGATGGGTTTTCGATTGTCACCACAGTTTGCACAGCTTGTAGTCACCAAGTATGACAGGCAGGGCAGAAGACAGCTGAAGTTTGACGAGTTCATCCAGTGTTCTGTGTTACTGAAATCATTAACAGAAACATTTAAACAGAAAGACACCAATATGAGTGGCAGCATCAGCGTCAGTTATGAAGAATTTATGTCAATGGTATTATTAAATCTTAttgtttaa
- the LOC139115111 gene encoding programmed cell death protein 6-like isoform X2: protein MAYPGYGAPQGGYPGQQQPYGQPTGYGTQQPGGYAQPGYAPQQPGYGAPGGYPPPQQPGYPGYGPPPGQQGCPPGVDPSIWQWFCSVDSDKSGKITSQELQQALTNNDWSHFNPETCRLMIGMFDKDQSGKIDIHEFSALWHYIQQWRQVYQQFDRDNSGRIDSNELHSAFNQMGFRLSPQFAQLVVTKYDRQGRRQLKFDEFIQCSVLLKSLTETFKQKDTNMSGSISVSYEEFMSMVLLNLIV, encoded by the exons ATGGCGTACCCAGGTTACGGCGCTCCG CAGGGAGGTTATCCTGGTCAACAACAACCCTACGGACAGCCTACAGGTTACGGTACACAACAACCAGGTGGTTACGCTCAACCAGGATATGCACCTCAACAACCTGGCTATGGTGCACCCGGTGGCTATCCTCCTCCACAGCAACCCGGCTACCCAGGATATGGACCACCACCTGGTCAACAAG GCTGTCCACCTGGTGTTGATCCCAGCATCTGGCAATGGTTCTGTTCTGTTGATTCTGATAAATCTGGTAAAATAACATCCCAAGAATTGCAACAAGCCCTCACCAATAATGACTGGAGCCATTTTAACCCGGAGACATGTCGTCTCATGATTG GTATGTTTGATAAGGATCAATCCGGCAAAATTGACATCCATGAATTTTCTGCACTGTGGCATTACATCCAGCAGTGGAGACAGGTGTATCAACAGTTCGACAGAGACAACTCAGGAAGGATTGATTCAAATGAACTGCACAGTG CATTCAACCAGATGGGTTTTCGATTGTCACCACAGTTTGCACAGCTTGTAGTCACCAAGTATGACAGGCAGGGCAGAAGACAGCTGAAGTTTGACGAGTTCATCCAGTGTTCTGTGTTACTGAAATCATTAACAGAAACATTTAAACAGAAAGACACCAATATGAGTGGCAGCATCAGCGTCAGTTATGAAGAATTTATGTCAATGGTATTATTAAATCTTAttgtttaa